A genomic window from Lotus japonicus ecotype B-129 chromosome 1, LjGifu_v1.2 includes:
- the LOC130733874 gene encoding transcription repressor OFP3-like has translation MGNHRFKFSDMIPNAWFYKLKDMSKSRKQNAGSHVMKSKPTSPTTASQRSQPRYSHYFSTEPFHTKHLNIPFNDSPTRSISKRRSRRKTIYKPSNDWTSPHQVQSPNYDVSSIENSSQSDLQECVNSESECDAFSVPDLLNGIASNCSCRVSSSTNDIVIDMKNESFHGNSQKLDEFDTISQTSLAPILTKQVEFDDEVSEATEVRSSNESEIDQSFSIKICKEETSRTQRRRKKNYNSSGIRLRVNSPKLGSRKVQGCARRSVSSGASKDSRNAGFPDGFAVVKSSFDPQSDFRDSMVEMIVENKIRESKDLEDLLACYLSLNSSEYHELIVKAFEQIWYDMAQLRM, from the coding sequence ATGGGTAACCACAGGTTCAAATTTTCAGATATGAtaccaaatgcttggttttaCAAACTAAAAGATATGAGCAAATCAAGGAAGCAAAATGCAGGTTCTCATGTGATGAAGAGCAAACCTACCTCACCAACAACAGCATCCCAAAGGTCACAGCCAAGATATTCACATTATTTCTCCACTGAACCCTTTCACACCAAACACTTGAACATCCCTTTCAATGATTCACCAACAAGGTCCATATCCAAGAGAAGGTCAAGGAGAAAAACCATTTACAAGCCTTCAAATGATTGGACAAGTCCACATCAAGTCCAGTCACCAAACTATGATGTTTCCTCCATTGAAAATTCATCTCAATCTGATCTCCAAGAATGTGTTAATTCTGAGTCTGAATGTGATGCCTTTTCTGTTCCTGACTTGCTAAATGGAATAGCCTCTAATTGCAGCTGCAGAGTTAGTTCTTCCACCAATGACATCGTCATTGACATGAAAAATGAATCCTTCCATGGAAATTCTCAAAAGCTAGATGAGTTTGATACAATTTCACAGACAAGTCTAGCTCCAATTTTGACAAAGCAAGTGGAGTTTGATGATGAGGTAAGTGAAGCCACTGAAGTGAGAAGTTCAAATGAATCAGAGATTGATCAGTCTTTCTCTATCAAAATTTGCAAAGAGGAAACTAGTAGAACtcaaagaaggagaaagaaaaattATAACTCTTCAGGCATAAGGCTTAGAGTCAATTCTCCAAAGCTAGGAAGCAGAAAAGTTCAAGGCTGTGCAAGAAGGAGTGTGTCATCTGGTGCAAGCAAAGATTCAAGGAATGCAGGATTTCCAGATGGATTTGCTGTTGTTAAGTCCTCATTTGATCCACAGAGTGATTTCAGGGATTCAATGGTGGAGATGATTGTGGAGAACAAGATCCGGGAATCAAAAGATTTGGAGGATTTGCTTGCCTGCTATCTTTCCTTGAATTCAAGTGAATACCATGAGCTTATTGTTAAAGCATTTGAGCAAATTTGGTATGACATGGCTCAACTTAGAATGTAA